The Treponema medium genome has a window encoding:
- a CDS encoding helix-turn-helix transcriptional regulator, translating to MKEFFNPYRIMYGFGIIALCVALIMNITTVIPFVSFIPGVKWIEIAVNGFCLVLCFILFMFPHYKKLSYILFFLEGGMTTHIGFIGIGTLLFITGIIFCFINGDFILNRKRKLIILGIYWIIIVCGLYLSFGLKLFLFEIAVSFFYFALFACVYDRLSEKLSYLLLPTEVVAAKIELPPKGSSLKLSRYNLSERQQAFIIGSIKEGKTYEVLAERYNVSVSVVKKDMAAACKLFGVTNREALRILLLQYKW from the coding sequence ATGAAGGAGTTTTTTAATCCATACCGCATTATGTACGGGTTTGGAATCATTGCATTATGCGTTGCTTTAATAATGAATATTACAACCGTTATTCCTTTTGTTTCGTTTATTCCCGGAGTAAAATGGATTGAGATTGCCGTCAACGGTTTTTGTCTGGTACTTTGTTTTATATTGTTCATGTTTCCTCATTATAAAAAACTTTCATATATTCTTTTTTTTCTTGAAGGAGGAATGACCACGCACATCGGTTTTATCGGCATCGGTACGCTGCTGTTTATAACAGGTATTATTTTCTGTTTTATTAATGGAGATTTTATCCTAAACAGAAAGAGAAAACTGATTATTCTTGGAATATACTGGATAATTATTGTGTGTGGGTTGTATTTGTCCTTCGGTTTAAAGCTCTTTTTGTTTGAAATTGCAGTGAGTTTTTTCTATTTTGCCCTTTTTGCCTGTGTGTATGACAGACTTTCAGAAAAGTTATCCTATCTGCTCCTGCCGACAGAGGTCGTTGCCGCAAAAATTGAACTGCCGCCTAAGGGTTCTTCTTTAAAACTTTCACGTTATAACCTTTCAGAGCGGCAGCAGGCCTTTATCATCGGTTCAATAAAGGAGGGGAAAACATACGAAGTTCTTGCAGAGCGCTATAACGTCAGTGTTTCTGTTGTCAAAAAAGACATGGCGGCTGCGTGCAAGCTGTTCGGTGTTACCAACCGCGAAGCATTGCGTATTTTACTGCTGCAATATAAGTGGTAA
- a CDS encoding YoaK family protein encodes MMPSAPLDTVQIQEEKLHDNIVIGVCLSLVGGFLDAYSYLLKGKVFANAQTGNLVLLFISAANGELHKFLKYIIPIVTFAFGIFISEFLKSKHYVKNYTRMTTVLVFEVLVIAAIGLIGTSFQHDIINSVISFIAALQVANFDKVDGNPIATTMITGNLKSSMINLAKYRAVKDIKYLHSFFKYLLIIASFGIGVMIGFTTIKYYAEKSILLCELFIIIAFVMLQREERLV; translated from the coding sequence ATGATGCCAAGTGCACCGTTGGATACGGTACAAATACAAGAAGAAAAATTACATGACAATATCGTGATCGGCGTATGCCTCTCGTTAGTGGGAGGCTTTTTGGATGCTTACTCTTATCTATTAAAAGGTAAGGTGTTTGCAAATGCGCAAACCGGTAATCTTGTGTTGCTGTTTATCTCTGCTGCAAATGGGGAACTCCATAAGTTTCTTAAATATATCATACCCATTGTTACGTTTGCGTTCGGCATATTTATTTCAGAATTTCTAAAAAGCAAACATTATGTCAAAAATTATACCCGAATGACAACGGTATTGGTATTTGAAGTATTGGTTATTGCCGCAATCGGATTAATCGGCACGTCTTTTCAGCATGATATTATCAATTCCGTTATTTCTTTTATTGCAGCGCTGCAAGTCGCAAACTTTGATAAGGTTGACGGTAATCCGATAGCCACCACGATGATCACCGGCAACTTAAAAAGCAGTATGATAAATCTTGCAAAGTATCGTGCTGTAAAAGACATCAAATATTTGCACTCTTTTTTTAAGTATCTCCTCATCATCGCAAGTTTCGGTATTGGGGTTATGATTGGTTTTACTACTATAAAATACTATGCGGAAAAATCGATTTTATTGTGCGAACTCTTTATTATTATCGCATTTGTGATGTTGCAAAGAGAAGAGCGGCTTGTGTAG
- a CDS encoding Hsp70 family protein — MAAKIGIKLADGMFFPIMDDDASASETLELTTVRDNQRSVQINLFKKEDDTSDPLYIGSLIVEDIHEKAAGEPTIELKLELDEDKNLSAEAVDKDSGSHQALRVSLETFADQAFDDLDFDLSSEAADADINLSAANVNTDDSSESHQDFSAAAFYADEDDEKEPEPKRGMPVWLLILLILLGIAALVLGILLLTKKNLAEEDRPMVVQPEVAAVIPSQKRPVQESPASNTAPSLPADKSVTEPPAPQAAAPTQPVKPEPSAAQQEQPVKQEPPVQQTEPAVKEPAASIPAQKAIRYKLRWGDTLWDLSETYYRNPWLYTKIAKHNKLKNPDLIISGTYIEIPPQ, encoded by the coding sequence ATGGCAGCTAAAATAGGCATAAAACTCGCAGATGGAATGTTTTTTCCCATTATGGACGACGATGCATCCGCCTCTGAAACGCTTGAATTAACTACGGTACGCGATAATCAACGAAGTGTACAAATTAATTTGTTCAAAAAAGAGGATGATACTTCTGACCCTTTGTATATCGGTTCACTGATTGTTGAAGATATTCATGAGAAGGCCGCTGGGGAACCAACAATAGAATTAAAATTAGAGCTTGACGAAGATAAAAATCTTTCCGCCGAGGCTGTTGATAAAGATTCAGGTTCGCATCAAGCACTTCGAGTATCATTGGAAACATTTGCGGATCAAGCATTTGATGATCTTGATTTTGATTTAAGTTCGGAAGCGGCTGATGCCGACATCAATCTTTCCGCGGCTAACGTGAATACCGATGATAGTTCCGAAAGTCATCAGGACTTTTCTGCCGCAGCTTTTTATGCTGATGAAGACGATGAAAAAGAACCTGAGCCGAAACGCGGAATGCCGGTTTGGCTTTTAATTTTACTTATTCTACTCGGTATCGCCGCATTAGTACTCGGTATCCTGTTGCTAACGAAAAAAAATCTTGCCGAAGAAGACCGTCCGATGGTTGTACAACCTGAGGTTGCCGCAGTTATACCATCTCAAAAGCGTCCCGTACAAGAATCTCCCGCTTCAAATACGGCGCCGTCATTACCGGCAGATAAATCGGTAACTGAACCTCCGGCACCTCAAGCAGCTGCACCAACCCAGCCGGTTAAACCGGAACCGTCGGCAGCTCAGCAGGAACAACCGGTAAAACAAGAACCGCCCGTTCAGCAAACAGAACCTGCGGTAAAGGAACCGGCTGCCTCCATACCGGCACAGAAAGCAATCCGTTATAAGCTTCGTTGGGGCGATACGCTTTGGGATCTATCCGAAACGTATTACCGCAATCCGTGGTTGTATACGAAGATTGCGAAGCATAACAAACTCAAAAATCCTGATTTAATCATTTCGGGAACCTATATTGAAATTCCTCCGCAGTAA
- a CDS encoding flagellar assembly lytic transglycosylase — translation MLLFFRLRLSFFCLFLFTGSVTVCAVDRSAALLKDLKAGNYDFFLQADNKAYRSIKMMGHGSAYYVGLHLKRAGYKQAARFYFDLGEKLYESPLNRLCREELYETGSPSDCLQSVQKRLQELAGTTTALGQEDTVQAEKERLSLLEIRLLLQTGAYGSITQAPETLYLTGPLTVELVDAFPRFGKDLPPFLYKLAEARIAVFEKRYTEAWSSVQEAFSMKNAFADFTFSGLLSDIGKAGTYGTENSAEAAAFFEDFAVRIQNSGNKQLSGTDMRRCLFYTSFYAARCRTKIGGAAQREQAVKLFLQAAELADSASDFDSATWYYLDTMRMLGLSRYLKALADTAARWKNPAWYADLVQSLRAQLTAAKDWKNLETLHTVLAKTTLPEQRAAVAYTLACAGQLPPDRTARLLQEAAGESHDALYYRILGTYRLGGAQLLKETFQFRSEPLSGRHTQSTGTQAQAGESHTQSDAGKAQTSTFSPQEARTYIDGLLHFGLYDMVYPRIVAVYPSISAEEALQIARTLASEGRYADSIRVIRFSLKNQEDAATKEQLELLYPRPWGELVSKYAAEYGLPEYLLYALIRSESFFQHQVVSGAGAVGLTQLMPATAADIAKKLKVADYSLTDPEINIRFGAYYLAEMIRRSDNRIMPACFAYNAGISRVRGWQKKAQGLPEDLFLESLEYAETRDYGRKLLSAATVYGVLYYSEEPEDIVRLFFKELL, via the coding sequence TTGCTCCTTTTTTTTCGGCTCCGTCTTTCTTTTTTCTGTCTTTTCCTCTTTACCGGTTCTGTCACAGTCTGTGCTGTAGATAGAAGCGCCGCTCTATTAAAAGATCTAAAAGCCGGAAATTACGACTTTTTCTTACAGGCAGACAACAAAGCCTATCGCAGTATCAAAATGATGGGACACGGCAGCGCCTACTATGTAGGTTTACACCTGAAACGTGCAGGCTACAAACAAGCCGCCCGTTTCTACTTTGACCTTGGAGAAAAGTTGTACGAATCACCGCTGAACCGATTGTGCCGCGAAGAATTATACGAAACAGGCTCTCCCTCCGACTGCTTACAATCCGTACAAAAACGCTTGCAGGAACTTGCCGGAACGACTACTGCACTCGGGCAAGAAGATACGGTACAGGCTGAAAAAGAGCGATTATCGTTATTGGAAATTCGGCTCCTTTTGCAAACAGGCGCTTACGGCAGTATTACACAAGCGCCGGAAACCTTGTATCTTACCGGCCCGCTGACAGTGGAGCTTGTCGATGCCTTTCCTCGCTTCGGTAAAGACCTGCCGCCGTTTTTATATAAGCTCGCCGAAGCCCGCATAGCGGTTTTTGAAAAACGCTATACGGAAGCATGGAGTTCCGTACAAGAGGCTTTCAGTATGAAGAATGCCTTTGCAGATTTTACGTTTTCCGGTCTGCTCTCCGATATTGGCAAGGCGGGTACTTATGGAACAGAGAACTCCGCTGAGGCAGCTGCTTTTTTTGAAGATTTTGCAGTACGAATACAAAATAGCGGTAATAAGCAGCTTTCCGGTACGGATATGCGCCGCTGCCTCTTTTATACTTCATTTTATGCAGCCCGTTGCCGGACGAAAATCGGCGGCGCTGCGCAACGTGAACAAGCCGTAAAACTTTTCTTACAGGCAGCTGAACTGGCCGATTCCGCTTCCGACTTTGATTCTGCAACGTGGTACTATTTGGATACCATGCGGATGCTCGGCTTATCCCGTTACCTCAAAGCGCTGGCGGATACGGCAGCCCGCTGGAAAAACCCCGCATGGTACGCCGATTTGGTACAATCGTTACGGGCGCAGCTGACCGCGGCAAAGGATTGGAAAAACTTAGAAACACTCCATACTGTGTTAGCAAAAACAACATTGCCGGAGCAGCGGGCTGCCGTTGCTTACACGCTTGCCTGCGCCGGACAGCTTCCGCCGGACAGAACGGCACGGTTACTGCAAGAAGCCGCCGGTGAATCGCACGATGCGCTGTATTACCGAATTTTAGGAACGTACCGGCTCGGCGGCGCTCAGCTGTTGAAAGAAACTTTTCAGTTCCGTAGTGAACCCCTGTCCGGCAGACATACACAATCCACCGGCACACAAGCGCAAGCCGGTGAATCGCACACTCAGTCCGACGCGGGCAAAGCGCAAACAAGCACATTTTCTCCCCAAGAGGCGCGAACGTATATCGACGGCTTGCTTCATTTCGGTTTATACGATATGGTCTATCCCCGCATTGTTGCCGTGTATCCGTCGATTTCCGCTGAAGAGGCACTACAAATCGCCCGCACGTTGGCTAGTGAAGGCCGCTATGCCGATTCGATACGGGTGATCCGCTTCTCGTTAAAAAATCAGGAAGATGCGGCAACAAAGGAGCAGCTGGAGCTGTTGTATCCCCGTCCGTGGGGTGAACTTGTCTCGAAATACGCCGCAGAATATGGGCTGCCGGAATATCTGTTATATGCGTTAATAAGGAGCGAGAGCTTTTTTCAGCATCAGGTTGTATCAGGGGCAGGCGCGGTCGGTCTTACACAGCTGATGCCCGCAACAGCTGCGGATATCGCAAAAAAGTTAAAGGTTGCAGATTACAGCCTTACCGATCCCGAAATAAATATCAGATTCGGCGCATATTACCTTGCGGAAATGATCCGCCGATCCGATAACCGTATTATGCCTGCCTGCTTTGCGTACAATGCAGGTATCTCACGCGTTCGCGGATGGCAAAAAAAAGCACAAGGTCTGCCGGAAGATCTCTTTTTGGAAAGTTTGGAATACGCCGAAACACGGGATTACGGGCGAAAACTACTGTCCGCTGCAACGGTATACGGAGTACTCTATTATTCGGAAGAGCCGGAAGATATTGTGCGGCTCTTTTTTAAGGAACTGTTATGA
- a CDS encoding undecaprenyl-diphosphate phosphatase, which translates to MTIIQAILLGAVQGVAEFLPISSSGHLAVAEYFLGHTDVPIIFDILLHIATLGAVCIVFYKQIWRLLTVLGRFIIRKNTIEDSADLKLIGALLISTVVTGVIGIVLKDIVQAKNMLFIAVCFIITGIVLLLSAKLQPKKNVAVPSVLQAVIIGAAQGIGVLPGISRSGSTIAAALLTGVNREKAGEYSFLLSIPAILAAFIFELKSADTISGSIGIAALIAGMLTSFIVGFFSLIFLLKLIKGGKLGLFACYLIPAGIILFGAVGIFHV; encoded by the coding sequence ATGACGATTATACAAGCAATTTTACTCGGCGCCGTTCAAGGCGTTGCCGAATTTCTTCCTATTTCAAGCTCCGGCCATCTCGCCGTAGCCGAGTACTTTTTGGGACATACCGATGTTCCCATCATTTTTGATATTCTGCTGCATATCGCGACCCTCGGAGCAGTTTGTATTGTGTTTTACAAACAGATATGGCGGCTTTTAACCGTACTCGGCCGGTTTATTATCAGGAAAAATACGATAGAAGACAGTGCAGACCTTAAACTAATCGGTGCGCTGCTCATTTCTACCGTTGTTACCGGCGTTATCGGTATCGTTCTGAAAGATATTGTACAGGCAAAAAACATGCTGTTTATCGCAGTCTGTTTTATTATTACCGGTATTGTGCTTTTGCTTTCAGCCAAACTGCAACCGAAAAAAAACGTTGCCGTGCCGTCCGTGCTGCAAGCGGTGATTATCGGAGCCGCGCAAGGTATCGGCGTACTGCCGGGTATTTCACGCTCAGGGTCTACCATCGCAGCGGCGCTTTTAACCGGTGTAAACCGCGAAAAAGCCGGAGAGTATTCGTTTCTTCTATCTATTCCGGCCATCCTCGCCGCGTTTATCTTTGAACTGAAATCAGCCGATACCATAAGCGGTTCAATTGGCATCGCCGCGCTGATTGCGGGGATGCTGACCTCTTTTATCGTAGGCTTTTTTTCATTGATCTTTTTGCTCAAATTGATAAAAGGGGGAAAGCTCGGCTTATTCGCCTGCTATTTAATTCCTGCGGGGATTATATTATTCGGTGCAGTCGGCATCTTTCATGTATAA
- a CDS encoding DNA translocase FtsK: protein MGNRDSRFRVLAVILSVLFFCAGIILTLGIFLPVAGLAASHYALFAMGQRVFFVYGFSSFLIPLLFLYGAVLLLIPGWSRESKAILLGVPLYFVTAIIGEQLIYTFAPSVSIPTVRQFVTVSILICALLLVCFEIFLMLTLSEKLSGKRFSLHNSPEEDDVSENDEATGDDMDDATAPLSQLAPAVEKDSDSPEKDTADSSELPEATTKDAVSSSANTADDVMAAVREPDSISGSSTETEASVFTPSPAAENTEQHLPSDAGIDSIKENTSNTLHALTGKVAAIGVPELEDTQNEISQTAQQSTIESKDTETPNTEEELPLLEEVEEDVQPLPLSTPLSAVMDMQEKEAIRPVFDPSDPNNLFASLEEITAPVERIKQTDHSEAQSNPLLQEEEASPMPTVENVPTMADSPEAPTPVEEETLPPENDVPATAEEVADAVSQIDIIPEETISEQQSIAAAPPQAEPEMPLVFVNGVPLPNERSDLLDTMVVIDSEPHTNSKTIQEEQSTPSRTGDFVQNKTVLSEIAASIEPLQTETSIQEDEVANSATIDIQDTTAADTGGESIDVQIAEDDTETDIGADADIAIDGFDAQDEEAAADAEVAQDTDEEFLETIEQTVPVIPTKPVPPPPPRKKYAIPFDLLTNYPDGEYWIVDDATRRAALMLKSTFNEFKIDVSITGIRKGPVVTMFEMLPSPGIKLSKITNLQDNIALRLAASSVRIVAPIPGKHAVGIEVPNKKRSIVSFRELIETDLPEAAKMAIPVALGKDVTGNPQVLDLAQTPHLLIAGATGSGKSVCVNSIILSILYNRRPDEVKLILVDPKIVELKLYNDIAHLLTPVITEPKRAFQALQYALCEMERRYALLDNMGVRDIKTFNAKIKSEHIATETLPYIVIIIDEFADLMATSGKELEATVARLCAMSRAVGIHLVLATQRPSIDVITGLIKANIPSRIAFMVASKTDSRIILDEMGAEKLLGKGDMLYVSAARPFPTRIQGAFVSEQEVERVVACVKEYCEPEYIDEEIFVDDDDEPYDNAVFSDDNDPLYDQALEIVTFAGKASASYVQRKLKIGYNRAARLIEEMEARGIVGPANGSKAREIIRHV from the coding sequence ATGGGAAATAGAGATAGTCGATTTAGAGTTTTAGCGGTCATTTTGAGCGTGCTGTTCTTTTGTGCCGGTATTATATTAACGCTTGGTATTTTTCTACCGGTTGCCGGACTTGCTGCATCACACTATGCGTTATTTGCGATGGGGCAGCGGGTCTTTTTTGTGTATGGGTTTTCCTCTTTTTTAATTCCGCTCCTCTTTTTGTATGGAGCGGTGTTGCTGCTTATCCCCGGCTGGTCGCGTGAATCCAAAGCGATACTGCTCGGTGTGCCGCTCTATTTTGTTACTGCCATCATCGGTGAACAGCTCATCTACACCTTTGCTCCATCGGTTTCCATTCCGACCGTTCGGCAATTTGTAACCGTTTCAATATTAATCTGTGCGCTGCTGCTTGTCTGCTTTGAAATTTTTTTGATGTTGACACTCAGCGAAAAGCTATCTGGCAAACGGTTCTCTTTACATAACAGCCCTGAGGAAGATGATGTTTCCGAAAACGATGAAGCAACCGGCGACGATATGGACGATGCAACCGCACCCCTTAGTCAGTTGGCACCGGCGGTAGAGAAAGACTCTGATTCACCGGAAAAGGATACAGCCGATTCTTCGGAGTTGCCGGAAGCAACAACAAAGGATGCTGTGAGTTCTTCGGCAAATACGGCAGATGACGTGATGGCAGCCGTTCGAGAACCGGATTCCATATCCGGCTCCTCTACAGAAACGGAAGCATCGGTGTTTACCCCGTCACCGGCTGCAGAAAATACGGAGCAGCATCTACCGTCCGACGCCGGCATTGATAGTATTAAAGAAAATACTTCCAATACCCTTCACGCGCTGACCGGTAAAGTAGCGGCAATCGGCGTGCCGGAGCTTGAAGATACGCAAAACGAAATATCACAAACCGCACAACAGTCAACCATTGAATCGAAGGATACTGAAACACCGAACACAGAAGAAGAATTACCTTTGTTGGAAGAAGTTGAAGAAGATGTACAGCCGTTGCCGCTATCAACTCCGTTATCTGCGGTGATGGATATGCAGGAAAAAGAGGCTATCCGTCCGGTATTTGATCCCTCCGACCCAAACAACCTGTTCGCAAGTTTGGAGGAAATTACCGCTCCCGTTGAGCGCATTAAACAGACAGATCATTCAGAAGCACAGTCTAATCCCTTGCTGCAGGAAGAAGAAGCGTCGCCTATGCCGACGGTCGAAAATGTACCGACTATGGCAGATAGCCCCGAAGCTCCTACTCCAGTAGAGGAAGAAACGCTACCACCAGAGAACGATGTACCGGCTACAGCGGAAGAGGTCGCGGACGCCGTTTCTCAAATAGATATTATTCCGGAAGAAACAATTTCGGAACAACAATCGATAGCAGCGGCTCCCCCTCAAGCAGAACCGGAGATGCCGCTTGTTTTTGTAAACGGCGTACCGCTGCCGAATGAACGTTCAGATCTGCTCGACACAATGGTGGTAATCGACTCGGAACCGCACACAAACTCAAAAACTATTCAAGAAGAGCAATCTACTCCATCGAGAACCGGCGACTTTGTTCAGAACAAGACGGTACTATCAGAAATAGCGGCATCGATTGAACCGCTTCAAACCGAAACATCAATACAGGAAGATGAGGTAGCGAATAGCGCTACGATAGACATACAAGATACAACCGCAGCGGATACCGGCGGTGAATCGATAGATGTACAGATTGCAGAGGATGATACGGAAACCGACATCGGCGCCGATGCGGATATCGCCATCGACGGCTTTGACGCACAGGACGAAGAAGCTGCCGCAGATGCGGAAGTTGCACAGGACACCGATGAGGAGTTTTTAGAAACCATCGAACAAACCGTACCGGTCATTCCGACAAAACCGGTACCTCCCCCACCGCCGCGGAAAAAGTATGCCATCCCGTTTGATCTTTTAACGAATTATCCTGACGGTGAATACTGGATTGTTGACGATGCAACAAGACGAGCAGCGCTCATGCTGAAATCGACCTTTAACGAATTTAAAATCGATGTATCCATCACCGGTATCCGTAAAGGGCCTGTCGTAACGATGTTTGAAATGCTGCCTTCGCCGGGTATCAAACTATCGAAGATTACCAATCTGCAGGATAATATCGCATTGCGTCTTGCGGCCTCCAGCGTCCGTATTGTCGCACCCATACCGGGAAAACATGCAGTCGGTATCGAAGTCCCCAATAAGAAGCGTTCGATTGTCAGCTTTCGGGAATTGATAGAAACCGATTTGCCGGAAGCCGCTAAGATGGCGATCCCCGTTGCCCTCGGAAAAGATGTAACGGGAAATCCGCAAGTCCTTGACCTTGCACAAACACCGCATCTGCTCATTGCCGGTGCGACCGGTTCGGGGAAATCAGTCTGTGTTAATTCAATCATTTTGTCGATTCTCTATAACCGCCGCCCTGATGAGGTAAAGCTGATTTTAGTCGATCCCAAAATCGTCGAGCTGAAACTCTATAACGACATTGCGCATCTTTTAACCCCTGTTATTACCGAACCGAAGCGGGCGTTCCAAGCGTTGCAATATGCGCTCTGCGAAATGGAGCGGCGCTATGCCTTGCTCGATAATATGGGCGTGCGCGACATAAAGACCTTCAATGCGAAAATCAAATCGGAGCATATTGCAACGGAAACGCTGCCCTATATCGTCATCATCATCGATGAATTTGCAGATCTTATGGCAACATCCGGTAAAGAGCTTGAAGCTACAGTCGCACGCCTGTGCGCAATGAGCCGCGCAGTCGGTATTCATCTGGTACTTGCGACGCAACGCCCCTCCATCGACGTCATCACCGGTTTGATTAAGGCAAATATTCCGAGCAGAATTGCCTTTATGGTTGCGTCAAAAACCGATAGCCGAATCATCTTGGATGAGATGGGTGCAGAAAAACTGCTGGGAAAAGGCGATATGTTGTACGTAAGCGCTGCTCGTCCGTTCCCGACCCGTATACAGGGAGCCTTTGTTTCCGAACAGGAAGTAGAACGTGTTGTCGCCTGCGTGAAGGAATACTGCGAACCAGAATATATCGATGAAGAAATCTTTGTTGATGATGATGACGAGCCCTATGATAATGCCGTGTTCTCCGACGATAATGATCCGCTCTACGATCAAGCGTTGGAAATTGTTACCTTTGCAGGCAAAGCGTCTGCTTCTTATGTGCAGCGAAAACTGAAAATCGGGTACAACCGTGCGGCTCGTCTTATTGAAGAGATGGAAGCACGCGGTATTGTCGGCCCTGCAAACGGGTCAAAAGCCCGCGAGATTATCAGACACGTATAG